The DNA window GCCGTGACGGACATGGTCGATGCCCGTTTGCAGGGCTTGGGCAGCGGTATCGATCAAGTCGCGGGAAGCCTCACTTAACGGCTCCAGTCCAATGGTCAAACAGGAGTCGGCATGCCACCCCTCAACAATGGCGCCAAAATCCACCTTCACCACATCCCCCGCCTGGATCAGCTTGCGGCGACTCGGGATCCCGTGCACCACTTCATGATTGACGCTGACACAAACACAGGCTGGAAACCCGTAGTAGCCCTTGAAACTGGGTAACGCATTCAGCTGAGCCACCCGTTTTTCGGCGTAGGCGTCGATATCGGCAGTCGTCCAGCCAGGTTCCAAGCGCTCCGAGATCTCCTGCAGCACTTGTGCCACCACCCGACCGGCCCGCCGCATTTTTTCCACTTCCCGCCGAGATTTGATCTCGATCAGTTGCATGCCCCGTCGCTGGGAGCCCATTTGGGAGGGATTTCCGACTCCTGCTCTG is part of the Thermostichus vulcanus str. 'Rupite' genome and encodes:
- the map gene encoding type I methionyl aminopeptidase, which encodes MQLIEIKSRREVEKMRRAGRVVAQVLQEISERLEPGWTTADIDAYAEKRVAQLNALPSFKGYYGFPACVCVSVNHEVVHGIPSRRKLIQAGDVVKVDFGAIVEGWHADSCLTIGLEPLSEASRDLIDTAAQALQTGIDHVRHGVLLQDVSGAIEDYIEGRGYSVVKQYVGHGVGRNLHEEPQFPNYRTRDLPNPKLRSGMTVAIEPMVNAGGEATRVLADQWTVVTVDGAWSAQFEHTVLITESGAEILTDRTPFQS